One stretch of Streptomyces sp. R21 DNA includes these proteins:
- a CDS encoding glutaminase, with protein sequence MVIMSPSLTFQPVLERIATEIAQTPGRGRPADYIPALAACDPRSFGMAVAELDGTVYGVGDWRQPFSTQSITKVFTLALDLAREGDELWEHVGREPSGNPFNSLVQLEYENGIPRNPFINAGALVVTDRLQTQTGDAAATLLDFLRAESGNLALTFDKGVAASEAANGDRNAALGHFMASYGNIDNPVPVLLDQYFRQCSIEASCADLALATGFLARHGIRADGSRLLTRSQAKQVNAVLLTCGTYDAAGDFAYRVGLPGKSGVGGGIIAVVPGRCTLCVWSPGLDQRGNSVAGVAALDRFTTLTGLSVF encoded by the coding sequence ATGGTGATCATGTCTCCGTCGCTGACCTTCCAACCGGTCCTGGAGCGCATCGCCACCGAGATCGCGCAGACTCCCGGTCGCGGGCGGCCCGCCGACTACATCCCGGCGCTCGCCGCCTGCGACCCGCGCAGCTTCGGCATGGCCGTCGCCGAGCTCGACGGCACGGTCTACGGCGTCGGGGACTGGCGCCAGCCCTTCTCCACCCAGTCCATCACCAAGGTCTTCACCCTCGCCCTCGACCTGGCCCGCGAGGGCGACGAACTGTGGGAGCACGTCGGCCGCGAACCGTCCGGCAACCCGTTCAACTCCCTGGTCCAGCTGGAGTACGAGAACGGCATCCCGCGCAACCCGTTCATCAACGCGGGCGCCCTCGTCGTCACCGACCGGCTGCAGACCCAGACCGGCGACGCGGCGGCCACCCTGCTCGACTTCCTGCGCGCCGAGAGCGGCAACTTGGCGCTCACCTTCGACAAGGGCGTCGCCGCCTCCGAGGCCGCGAACGGCGACCGCAACGCCGCCCTCGGCCACTTCATGGCCTCCTACGGCAACATCGACAACCCGGTGCCGGTCCTCCTCGACCAGTACTTCCGCCAGTGCTCCATCGAGGCGTCCTGCGCCGACCTCGCGCTGGCCACCGGATTCCTGGCCCGGCACGGCATCCGCGCCGACGGCTCCCGGCTGCTCACCCGCAGCCAGGCCAAGCAGGTCAACGCCGTCCTGCTCACCTGTGGCACCTACGACGCGGCCGGCGACTTCGCCTACCGTGTGGGCCTGCCCGGCAAGAGCGGCGTGGGCGGCGGCATCATCGCGGTCGTCCCCGGCCGCTGCACCCTGTGCGTGTGGAGCCCCGGCCTGGACCAGCGCGGCAACTCCGTGGCGGGCGTCGCCGCCCTGGACCGCTTCACCACGCTGACGGGGCTGTCGGTGTTCTGA
- a CDS encoding alpha/beta fold hydrolase yields the protein MTNSSAYAKVNGLEMYYEIHGAEHDTGRPLVLLHGGVLTIELAFAAVLPALAAGRRVVAPELQGHGRTADTERAMTVSNLASDVVALLDELGVEQADFLGFSLGGLTALEIAVRHPERVGKLVLASTQYTQDGYHDDIRTPDYTSPRLPSQADFQEMAEAYAAVAPHPEHFQDFIGKCTAAAHAPLPWGADDLRGLAAPTLLVIGDTDFVRIEHAAEMQGLIPDARLAVLPATAHMALMQRTELLLPVVTEFLG from the coding sequence ATGACGAACAGCTCTGCGTACGCCAAGGTCAACGGCCTGGAGATGTACTACGAGATCCACGGCGCCGAGCACGACACCGGGCGCCCGCTCGTCCTGTTGCACGGCGGCGTTCTCACCATCGAGCTGGCCTTCGCGGCCGTGCTGCCCGCCCTGGCCGCCGGACGGCGTGTCGTGGCTCCGGAGCTTCAGGGACACGGCCGTACCGCGGACACCGAGCGCGCCATGACCGTGTCGAACCTGGCCTCCGACGTGGTGGCGCTGCTGGACGAACTCGGCGTCGAGCAGGCGGACTTCCTCGGCTTCAGCCTCGGCGGCCTGACCGCGCTGGAGATCGCCGTGCGCCACCCCGAGCGGGTCGGGAAGCTGGTGCTCGCCTCCACCCAGTACACGCAGGACGGCTACCACGACGACATCCGCACGCCCGACTACACCTCCCCGCGCCTGCCGAGCCAGGCCGACTTCCAGGAGATGGCGGAGGCGTACGCGGCCGTCGCACCCCATCCCGAGCACTTCCAGGACTTCATCGGCAAGTGCACGGCCGCGGCGCACGCCCCGCTGCCCTGGGGCGCCGACGACCTGCGCGGGCTGGCGGCACCCACGCTCCTGGTCATCGGCGACACCGACTTCGTGCGGATCGAGCACGCGGCAGAGATGCAGGGCCTCATCCCCGACGCCCGGCTGGCGGTCCTGCCCGCGACCGCCCACATGGCGCTGATGCAGCGGACGGAGCTGCTGCTGCCCGTGGTGACCGAGTTCCTCGGCTGA
- a CDS encoding phosphotransferase enzyme family protein — MHDTADLVADTYALGAGPWTMTPITRGALGQIWRLSGNGSSWAIKELLFGCDEEQVDREAALRQAAEDLGIASPRLFPNRHGAHVSQLAASSGGSTASYVKLYDWIDGTKADPSDPEILDWFGRAMALLHTAGEGASGAPDPWYEQCPQDTDWKKLHKEVQQAGLEWADQLGRFIATSATELARWVSPSGSGDLVTSHLDLQPQNVLVRTDGPVLLDWDNAGTISAERELAKALYVWSGGSEANTDSARRLMRAYRRAGGRAAVKGPDSFSMLFATDLNYVRVQAECAIDPAVTPAQREFAGNQVVTTLNSLPDLSAIARLTAAVEAVG, encoded by the coding sequence GTGCACGACACAGCGGACTTAGTGGCGGACACCTACGCGCTCGGCGCCGGGCCGTGGACGATGACACCCATCACCCGTGGCGCACTGGGCCAGATCTGGAGGCTCTCCGGAAACGGCTCCTCATGGGCGATCAAGGAGCTCCTCTTCGGCTGCGACGAAGAGCAGGTCGACCGGGAGGCCGCGCTACGGCAGGCCGCGGAGGACCTGGGCATCGCGTCGCCGCGGCTCTTTCCCAACCGCCACGGCGCACACGTCTCGCAGCTCGCCGCCTCTTCCGGTGGTTCCACGGCGTCCTACGTCAAGCTGTACGACTGGATCGACGGTACGAAGGCGGACCCGTCCGATCCGGAGATCCTGGACTGGTTCGGCCGGGCCATGGCGCTCCTGCACACGGCGGGAGAGGGCGCGAGCGGGGCGCCGGATCCCTGGTACGAGCAGTGCCCTCAGGACACCGACTGGAAGAAGCTCCACAAGGAGGTTCAGCAGGCCGGGCTGGAGTGGGCGGACCAGCTGGGCCGGTTCATCGCGACGTCCGCGACGGAGCTGGCCCGGTGGGTGTCCCCGTCCGGCTCCGGCGATCTGGTGACGTCACATCTCGACCTTCAGCCCCAGAACGTCCTGGTCCGCACGGACGGACCGGTCCTTCTGGACTGGGACAACGCCGGGACCATCTCCGCGGAACGCGAACTCGCCAAAGCCTTGTACGTGTGGTCGGGCGGCAGCGAGGCGAACACCGATTCCGCCCGGCGACTGATGCGCGCCTATCGCAGGGCCGGAGGCCGCGCCGCCGTCAAGGGTCCGGATTCCTTCTCGATGCTGTTCGCGACCGACCTCAACTACGTCCGCGTCCAGGCCGAGTGCGCCATCGATCCGGCCGTGACGCCCGCGCAGCGCGAGTTCGCCGGCAACCAGGTCGTCACCACCCTGAACAGCCTGCCGGACCTGTCGGCCATCGCCCGGCTGACCGCGGCGGTCGAAGCCGTGGGGTGA
- the mptB gene encoding polyprenol phosphomannose-dependent alpha 1,6 mannosyltransferase MptB has product MAFPVDLRRCQALGLAGTAALALGGETAGALPVRELLDPASARGALGLVGVYFGVVLLIAAWALLGKVVRGPEPPPVRALLGVLAVWAAPLLLAPPLFSRDVYSYLAQGAMVDAHLDVYAHGPAQLGGPLADEVAPMWQQTATPYGPVFLAVASALSGLTRGDVPAGLIGMRLVALLGVALMAAALPRLARHSGADPAAALWLGALNPLVLLHLVAGAHNDALMLGLLGIGLVAARGRWHVLGVVLVTLAALVKAPAALGLLAVVALRGRRGLGRTVLTTAGVALATTAAATAAAGTGYGWIAALKTPVSPHNWAPTSVLGRATGALLHHLGSGLAPLALPLWQAAGLGATVLVVLFIWLRLKPGPVYALGLSLAAMAALGPAIRPWYALWGLFLIAAAAPRGAVGPRVAAVTCVLALAVLPGGGPPDAAQVVLAVSGGALAAVVLWQAHQAAHAPVLGRAA; this is encoded by the coding sequence ATGGCTTTTCCCGTCGATCTACGCCGCTGTCAGGCCCTGGGCCTGGCCGGTACCGCCGCGTTGGCGCTGGGCGGTGAGACGGCCGGGGCCCTGCCGGTGCGGGAGCTGCTCGATCCCGCCTCCGCACGCGGCGCGCTCGGCCTGGTCGGCGTGTACTTCGGCGTCGTCCTGCTGATCGCCGCCTGGGCGCTGCTGGGCAAGGTCGTACGCGGCCCCGAACCGCCGCCCGTACGCGCCCTGTTGGGCGTGCTCGCCGTCTGGGCGGCGCCGCTGCTGCTGGCGCCGCCGCTGTTCAGCCGGGACGTGTACAGCTATCTCGCGCAGGGCGCCATGGTCGACGCGCACCTCGACGTGTACGCGCACGGGCCCGCGCAACTCGGGGGCCCGCTCGCCGACGAGGTGGCGCCGATGTGGCAGCAGACCGCGACACCGTACGGCCCGGTCTTCCTCGCCGTCGCTTCCGCGCTGTCCGGCCTCACCCGGGGCGACGTGCCGGCCGGGCTGATCGGTATGCGTCTGGTGGCCCTGCTCGGCGTGGCCCTGATGGCGGCCGCGCTGCCCCGGCTGGCCCGGCACAGCGGCGCCGACCCGGCTGCCGCGCTGTGGCTGGGCGCGCTCAACCCCCTGGTCCTGCTGCATCTGGTGGCCGGCGCGCACAACGACGCCCTCATGCTCGGCCTGCTCGGTATCGGGCTGGTCGCCGCGCGCGGCCGGTGGCACGTCCTGGGCGTCGTCCTCGTGACGCTGGCGGCGCTGGTCAAGGCGCCCGCCGCGCTCGGCCTGCTGGCGGTGGTCGCGCTGCGCGGCCGCCGGGGCCTGGGACGAACCGTCCTCACCACGGCAGGCGTCGCCCTGGCCACGACGGCGGCGGCAACGGCCGCAGCCGGTACCGGATATGGCTGGATAGCAGCCCTGAAGACGCCGGTCTCCCCGCACAACTGGGCGCCCACCAGCGTCCTCGGCCGCGCCACCGGCGCCCTGCTTCACCACCTCGGCAGCGGCCTCGCCCCGCTGGCCCTGCCGCTGTGGCAGGCGGCCGGACTCGGCGCGACCGTGCTGGTCGTCCTGTTCATCTGGCTGCGGCTCAAACCCGGCCCGGTCTACGCGCTGGGGCTGAGCCTCGCCGCGATGGCCGCGCTCGGCCCCGCGATCCGGCCCTGGTACGCCCTGTGGGGCCTGTTCCTCATCGCCGCCGCCGCGCCCCGCGGAGCGGTCGGCCCCCGCGTCGCCGCCGTGACCTGCGTCCTGGCGCTGGCCGTCCTGCCCGGCGGCGGCCCCCCGGACGCCGCCCAGGTGGTCCTCGCCGTCTCCGGCGGCGCCCTGGCCGCGGTCGTACTCTGGCAGGCCCACCAGGCGGCCCATGCCCCGGTGCTCGGGCGGGCGGCGTGA
- a CDS encoding glycosyltransferase 87 family protein, with protein MVLPADRGRLLLLLALAAAVTVFTATVPLLRDWFDLRVYYGAVDAWIHHSGRIYDYRVPGTTYGFTYPPFAALSMLPMAALGLRAAIVVSLLLNLAALGAVVWILVGPALRRYGWFGFAVAGCLLALLEPVRDTFSFGQVNLLLLALVLGDAWLLSNGRGSWAGVGIGLAAAVKLTPVLFIGLLLLARRWRAAAVASSVAAAATALAAWAAPDASRFYWTDAVWDTTRIGRLAYVSNQSLQGVLARLAQPHEPSRAAWAVAALAVLCVWAWRASRAVAAEDWPAAFALTGLTACLVSPITWVHHLVWLLPSFAVLLHRHRPRTAAALYAVLCSSVVWLWFHDASGIDGFLGSNTYTWITLGLLLWLPIRQPRVIRRPLSRSASATPPAPRPAAQTIPAAAGQPGPSPVDSGAATVAVAGRAAGPDRGTARESTSDPTGSTRPAAPKPQSSRERASSYTVNPPPA; from the coding sequence ATCGTTCTGCCCGCCGACCGCGGACGGCTGCTCCTGCTGCTGGCCCTCGCCGCTGCCGTCACCGTGTTCACCGCGACCGTGCCCCTGCTGCGCGACTGGTTCGACCTGCGCGTCTACTACGGGGCTGTGGACGCCTGGATCCACCACAGCGGCCGGATCTACGACTACCGGGTGCCGGGGACGACGTACGGCTTCACCTATCCGCCGTTCGCCGCCCTCAGCATGCTGCCGATGGCCGCGCTCGGGCTCCGCGCGGCGATCGTCGTCTCGCTGCTGCTCAACCTCGCGGCCCTGGGCGCTGTGGTGTGGATCCTGGTCGGGCCCGCGCTGCGCCGCTACGGCTGGTTCGGGTTCGCCGTGGCGGGCTGTCTGCTGGCGCTGCTCGAACCCGTCCGTGACACGTTCAGCTTCGGGCAGGTCAATCTGCTGCTGCTGGCCCTTGTGCTCGGCGACGCGTGGCTGCTGTCCAACGGCCGGGGCAGCTGGGCGGGCGTCGGCATCGGCCTGGCCGCGGCCGTGAAGCTCACGCCGGTGCTCTTCATCGGGCTGCTGCTGCTCGCCCGGCGATGGCGCGCCGCCGCCGTCGCGTCGTCCGTCGCCGCTGCCGCCACCGCCCTGGCGGCGTGGGCGGCGCCGGACGCCTCGCGCTTCTACTGGACCGACGCGGTGTGGGACACCACCCGCATCGGCCGCCTCGCCTACGTCTCCAACCAGTCGTTGCAAGGCGTGCTGGCTCGGCTCGCGCAGCCGCACGAGCCGAGCCGGGCCGCATGGGCGGTGGCCGCCCTCGCGGTGCTGTGCGTCTGGGCGTGGCGGGCATCGCGCGCGGTGGCCGCCGAGGACTGGCCGGCCGCCTTCGCCCTGACGGGCCTCACCGCCTGCCTGGTCAGCCCCATCACCTGGGTGCACCACCTGGTGTGGTTGCTGCCGTCCTTCGCCGTACTGCTGCACCGACACCGGCCGCGCACCGCCGCCGCCCTGTACGCGGTGCTGTGCAGCAGCGTGGTGTGGCTGTGGTTCCACGACGCGTCCGGCATCGACGGCTTCCTCGGCAGCAACACGTACACCTGGATCACCCTCGGACTGCTGCTGTGGCTGCCGATCCGTCAGCCGCGCGTGATCCGCCGGCCCTTGAGCCGCAGCGCCAGCGCCACACCCCCCGCGCCCAGGCCCGCCGCGCAGACGATCCCGGCCGCCGCCGGCCAGCCGGGTCCGTCGCCGGTGGACAGCGGCGCGGCCACGGTGGCGGTGGCGGGAAGGGCGGCGGGCCCCGACCGCGGCACGGCCCGCGAGTCGACGAGCGACCCGACGGGGTCGACGCGTCCGGCCGCGCCGAAGCCCCAGTCGAGCAGGGAGCGGGCCTCGTCGTACACGGTGAACCCGCCGCCCGCCTGA
- the rho gene encoding transcription termination factor Rho has translation MTTTLEHPPVQQQLPAQAFGVLDIAQGGQGYLRAADSCLPAPTDIQVSAALIRRHGLRKGDTVEGVRGGPRALAEVERINGRTPEELKRRPHFSDLTPLHPRDRLRLEHPAGGPSTRLIDLVSPVGKGQRGLIVAPPKTGKTVLLQQIAAAVAGNHPECHLMVLLLDERPEEVTDMRRSVRGEVFASTFDKTPKQHIALAELVIERAKRLVEQGEDVVILLDSLTRLCRAHNNAAASGGRTLSGGVDASALQGPKRLFGAARLTEEGGSLTILATALVETGSRADEFFFEELKSTGNMELRLDRTLASRRVYPAVDITPSGTRREELLLPAAELSAVRGLRRALQTRDGQANLETLLERMRATPDNATFLRQVQPTLPAS, from the coding sequence ATGACCACCACACTCGAACACCCTCCCGTACAGCAGCAGCTCCCGGCCCAGGCCTTCGGTGTCCTCGACATCGCCCAGGGCGGGCAGGGGTACCTGCGCGCCGCCGACAGCTGCCTGCCCGCGCCGACCGACATCCAGGTCTCCGCCGCGCTCATCCGCCGCCACGGCCTGCGCAAGGGCGACACCGTCGAAGGGGTGCGCGGCGGACCCCGCGCCCTCGCCGAGGTCGAGCGGATCAACGGCCGCACGCCCGAAGAGCTCAAGCGCCGCCCGCACTTCAGCGACCTCACCCCGCTGCACCCGCGCGACCGGCTGCGCCTCGAACACCCGGCGGGCGGGCCCTCCACCCGCCTCATCGACCTGGTCTCGCCGGTCGGCAAAGGCCAGCGCGGCCTGATCGTGGCCCCGCCCAAGACCGGCAAGACCGTGCTGCTCCAGCAGATCGCCGCCGCCGTGGCGGGCAACCACCCCGAATGCCACCTGATGGTGCTGCTGCTCGACGAGCGGCCGGAAGAGGTCACCGACATGCGGCGCTCGGTGCGCGGCGAGGTCTTCGCCTCGACGTTCGACAAGACGCCCAAGCAGCACATCGCACTCGCCGAGCTCGTCATCGAGCGTGCCAAGCGGCTCGTCGAGCAGGGCGAGGACGTCGTCATCCTGCTGGACTCCCTCACCCGGCTGTGCCGGGCGCACAACAACGCGGCCGCCTCCGGTGGGCGCACGCTCAGCGGCGGTGTCGACGCGAGCGCGCTGCAGGGCCCGAAGCGGCTGTTCGGTGCCGCCCGCCTCACCGAGGAGGGCGGCTCGCTGACCATCCTCGCCACCGCACTGGTGGAGACCGGCTCCCGTGCCGACGAATTCTTCTTCGAGGAGCTCAAGAGCACCGGCAACATGGAGCTCCGCCTCGACCGCACGCTGGCCTCCCGGCGCGTCTACCCGGCTGTCGACATCACCCCGTCCGGCACCCGCCGCGAGGAACTGCTGCTGCCCGCTGCCGAGTTGAGCGCCGTACGAGGACTGCGGCGCGCCCTGCAGACGCGGGACGGGCAGGCCAACCTCGAAACCCTCCTGGAGCGGATGCGCGCCACGCCCGACAACGCCACCTTCCTGCGGCAGGTCCAGCCGACGCTGCCCGCCTCCTGA
- a CDS encoding class I SAM-dependent methyltransferase, whose translation MTSAEHERMMRANQANWDARTPVHLASRFYGLHEKLDPSRWFAAFEWEDLGDLTGLDVLHLQCHLGTETIAFAERGARAVGLDISEESVRAATDIAARAGADIPYVRANVYDAVDALEGRRFDVVYTGKGALCYLPDLDRWAAVVAQLLRPGGRLYIAEFHPLFNSLGPKPAEGEGGELLLRHDYLGGRDAVHRDATYTYTDGPAVRGATESYEWMHGLGDVVNALIGAGLHIRRLRESDELPWSRWPQMTRTPSGWWRLPETEPRIPLLYGLLASR comes from the coding sequence ATGACGAGCGCCGAGCACGAGCGGATGATGCGGGCCAACCAGGCCAACTGGGACGCGCGCACCCCCGTCCACCTCGCCAGCCGCTTCTACGGGCTGCACGAGAAGCTCGACCCGTCCCGCTGGTTCGCCGCCTTCGAGTGGGAGGACCTCGGGGACCTGACGGGTCTGGACGTGCTGCACCTCCAATGCCATCTCGGCACCGAGACGATCGCCTTCGCCGAGCGCGGCGCCCGTGCGGTCGGCCTGGACATCTCCGAGGAGTCGGTCAGGGCCGCGACCGACATCGCGGCGCGCGCGGGCGCCGACATCCCGTACGTACGGGCCAATGTGTACGACGCCGTGGATGCCCTGGAAGGGCGGCGGTTCGACGTCGTCTACACCGGCAAGGGCGCCCTGTGCTACCTGCCCGACCTCGATCGCTGGGCAGCGGTGGTGGCGCAACTTCTGCGGCCCGGGGGCCGGTTGTACATCGCCGAGTTCCATCCGCTGTTCAACTCCCTGGGCCCCAAGCCCGCCGAGGGCGAGGGCGGCGAACTGCTGCTGCGACACGACTACTTGGGCGGCCGGGACGCCGTCCACCGGGACGCGACGTACACCTACACGGACGGCCCGGCCGTGCGGGGCGCGACCGAGAGTTACGAGTGGATGCACGGACTGGGCGACGTCGTCAACGCCCTGATCGGCGCGGGTCTGCACATCCGGCGGCTGCGCGAGAGCGACGAACTGCCCTGGTCCCGCTGGCCGCAGATGACCCGCACCCCGTCCGGCTGGTGGCGCCTGCCGGAGACCGAACCGCGCATCCCACTGCTCTACGGCCTCCTCGCAAGCCGCTGA
- a CDS encoding zinc-binding dehydrogenase: MRALIVDPEAPGRLRLGEAPDPIPGPGQVLVEVRHTSLNAAELFFAERAEPGEVIGFDAAGVVVAVASDGSGPGVGSRVVGFAEGGGFGALRAMDTADLAVVPDGVDLGEAATLPVAAGTALRALEQAGPLLGRRVLVTGASGGVGGFAVQLATLAGAYVVAVAGSEESARGLSELGADEVAIGLDTVTVPVDVVVDTVGGDQLVAAYALLASGGSLQSVGWAAGREAVLPVGSTLGSPAPKAIVSVYNGGGLTDRHAQLRRLLDLVAAGRLRVPVGWRGPWDKIADAVDALGNRRLRGKAVLDVE; the protein is encoded by the coding sequence GTGCGTGCACTGATTGTTGATCCCGAGGCACCCGGCCGGCTGAGGCTGGGGGAGGCCCCTGATCCGATTCCCGGCCCCGGGCAGGTCCTGGTCGAGGTCCGGCACACCTCGCTGAATGCGGCCGAGCTGTTCTTCGCTGAGCGGGCGGAGCCCGGAGAGGTGATCGGCTTCGATGCGGCGGGCGTCGTGGTCGCCGTGGCGTCGGACGGCAGCGGCCCCGGGGTCGGCAGCCGGGTCGTGGGCTTCGCCGAGGGCGGCGGCTTCGGCGCGCTGCGCGCCATGGACACGGCTGACCTGGCCGTGGTGCCCGACGGCGTCGACCTGGGCGAGGCAGCCACCCTGCCGGTCGCCGCCGGCACGGCACTGCGGGCGCTGGAGCAGGCGGGGCCGCTGCTGGGCCGCCGAGTGCTGGTGACCGGGGCGTCCGGCGGTGTCGGCGGGTTCGCCGTGCAACTGGCCACGCTCGCCGGGGCGTATGTCGTCGCGGTCGCCGGTTCCGAGGAGAGTGCCCGGGGCCTGTCCGAGCTCGGTGCGGACGAGGTGGCGATCGGCCTCGATACGGTGACCGTTCCGGTGGACGTCGTGGTCGACACCGTGGGAGGGGACCAACTCGTGGCTGCATACGCCCTGTTGGCGTCCGGTGGGAGCCTGCAGAGCGTCGGCTGGGCCGCCGGACGCGAGGCGGTCCTGCCCGTCGGCTCCACCCTGGGCAGCCCGGCGCCCAAGGCGATCGTCTCCGTCTACAACGGCGGAGGCCTCACCGACCGCCATGCGCAACTGCGCCGACTGCTCGACCTGGTCGCCGCGGGCCGGCTCCGCGTCCCGGTCGGCTGGCGCGGTCCCTGGGACAAGATCGCGGACGCTGTGGACGCGCTGGGCAACCGGCGACTTCGGGGGAAGGCGGTGCTGGACGTGGAGTGA